Proteins from one Cicer arietinum cultivar CDC Frontier isolate Library 1 chromosome 3, Cicar.CDCFrontier_v2.0, whole genome shotgun sequence genomic window:
- the LOC101513877 gene encoding GDSL esterase/lipase WDL1-like, with translation MCMCLLLRDNNIEHNNNNNNMEHNNNNNIEHKNNNNIEQRTTRPQFVLFGSSIVQYSFHQGWGANLSHVYARKADIVLRGYAGWNSKRALQVVDKVFPKNAPKQPDLVIVYFGGNDSTLKHDSGYGPHVPLDEYKENMRKIAQHLKSLSEDIRIIFLSTPPIDEAKIQKFSGDEKPTKTNEECEKYSEACIAMCLEENIKVIDLWNLIQKNTNWKNAYIWDDGIHLTTKGNEVVSNAILDVLKDAEWKPSLYWKNMSAEFEEDSPYDPVTLHFKPINISHAPFPFPRSNM, from the exons ATGTGTATGTGTTTATTATTAAGAGATAATAATATAgagcataataataataataataatatggagcataataataataataatatagagcataagaataataataatatagagcAAAGAACAACGAGGCCTCAATTTGTGTTGTTTGGTTCTTCCATTGTTCAATACAGTTTTCATCAAGGTTGGGGAGCTAATCTTTCTCACGTGTACGCTCGCAAG GCGGATATAGTTTTGCGGGGATATGCTGGTTGGAATTCAAAGCGTGCTCTGCAAGTTGTCGATAAGGTTTTTCCCAAG AATGCCCCTAAGCAACCAGATTTGGTGATTGTGTACTTTGGTGGTAATGATTCTACTCTTAAGCACGATAGTGGCTATGGCCCTCATGTACCATTAGACgaatacaaagaaaatatgagGAAGATTGCTCAACATTTAAAG AGTCTGTCAGAAGATATTCGCATTATATTTCTCAGTACTCCTCCCATCGATGaagcaaaaatacaaaaattcag CGGTGATGAGAAACCCACAAAGACAAATGAAGAATGTGAAAAATATTCAGAAGCTTGTATAGCAATGTGTCTCGAGGAGAATATCAAGGTCATTGATTTGTGGAATTTAATTCAGAAAAATACTAACTGGAAAAATGCTTACATCTG GGATGATGGAATTCATCTAACAACTAAGGGGAATGAAGTAGTGTCAAATGCAATATTGGATGTCCTCAAAGATGCTGAGTGGAAACCAAGTCTATATTGGAAGAATATGTCAGCTGAATTTGAAGAAGATTCACCATATGATCCAGTTACTCTCCATTTTAAGCCAATAAATATCTCACACGCACCTTTTCCCTTTCCTCGCTCAAATATGTAA